One Alnus glutinosa chromosome 3, dhAlnGlut1.1, whole genome shotgun sequence genomic region harbors:
- the LOC133863063 gene encoding receptor-like protein 13 isoform X1, which yields MEWAFVKALLWSFLVFLQFHGHTAACLQEERIALLELKAFLESNIIYADDHRLLPSWIDDEKSDCCDWERVTCNSTTAHVIKLSLYNIKDDPNYYEDRYYYGYGDYNNRWLLNVSLLVPLKELTTLNLSGNAIGGCLPNEGFEKLSSLRYLRILDLSYNYFENNSILQSLSAVTSLETLNLTYNELQGYFPAQGFESLSILENLETLDLRGNRFNRTIFELLTAIKSLKNLNLASNEITGSFPTKEISALENLEKLDLSYNDLNGSLTFQGLSNFSRLEILDLTGNYFIESISPYIGALSSLKAISLAENKLNGTLPKELCALKKLEELHLYGNFFDGILPQCLNNLTSLRLLDISRNQFAGNISSSLIAIPTSLGYIDFSDNYFEGLFSFSLFANHSKLKVIILTSENNKLEIETEDSVVWDDLSFQLKILILRNCSLNKLTGNIPKFLFDQHELEIIDLSHNKLKGNFPIWLLQNNTGLRELNLRTNSFVGKFHLPPDQHKSILKMDISDNCLDGQLQENIGKITPYVKYLKLSRNHFEGYLPSSIGEMSHLEDLDLSFNNFSGELPAEFVANCTSLYFLKLCNNRFNGEFFSKHFKLRHLSFLILNNNQFTGTLPAIPLQWSLKYLDISNNNMSGTIPRWMVNRTGFWTFDVSNNSFEGQIPCGLVDSHQLVDLSHNSLSGSLPSCLNLQGVKHLLLQGNKLTGPIPKAIFNSSSLLTLDLGDNSFSGSILDEIGALSNLRILLLRGNNFSGIIPYQMCWLNKIGIMDLSKNSLSGTIPHCFHNMSFGKLVVDDPVYKEYPYVSWFEQVGSTFQKLLEWNSEGDNREILYNEQIKVEFVTKYRFNSYSGYILNYLNGLDLSCNKLTGRIPPELGDLSSIHSLNLSYNQLTGFISQNFSNLYQLESLDLSHNNLSGEIPSVLIDLSFLEVFTVAYNNLSGKVPDRKAQFATFDKSSYEGNPFLCGQPLENNCTRVDESHSSPTKSSKASEGKWYEIDPLIFFASFIASYIISFLGAATLLYIHPYWQQWCFSLIEDFKFWCYYSIFDSLKRLSNRLYPKIYSVSMDILGDSDDS from the exons ATGGAGTGGGCTTTTGTGAAAGCCTTGCTGTGGAGTTTCCTTgtatttcttcaatttcatgGGCACACAGCTGCCTGCCTCCAGGAAGAGAGGATTGCTCTGCTGGAATTGAAGGCATTCCTGgaatcaaatattatttatgcAGATGATCACCGTCTTCTTCCATCATGGATTGACGATGAAAAGAGTGATTGTTGTGATTGGGAGAGGGTCACGTGCAACTCCACCACCGCTCACGTGATCAAGCTTTCCCTCTACAACATAAAGGACGATCCTAATTACTATGAAGATCGTTATTACTATGGATATGGAGATTATAACAACCGATGGTTGCTAAACGTGTCCCTGTTGGTGCCTTTGAAGGAGCTAACAACTCTTAATCTATCCGGCAATGCAATTGGTGGCTGCCTACCAAATGAAG gATTTGAAAAGCTGTCAAGCTTAAGGTATCTGAGAATTTTAGACCTTAGTTATAACTACTTTGAGAATAATAGCATTCTACAGTCTTTGAGTGCAGTGACATCGCTTGAGACTTTGAATCTTACTTACAATGAGTTGCAAGGCTACTTTCCTGCTCAAG GTTTTGAAAGCTTGTCAATATTGGAGAACCTGGAGACATTAGATCTTAGAGGCAACCGTTTCAACAGAACAATCTTCGAATTATTAACTGCAATCAAATCTCTTAAGAATCTGAATCTTGCTTCCAATGAAATAACAGGATCCTTTCCTACCAAAG AAATATCAGCTTTGGAAAACTTGGAGAAGTTGGATTTAAGTTATAATGACCTCAATGGCTCCCTAACATTCCAAG GTTTGTCTAACTTCAGTAGGTTGGAGATTTTAGATCTGACTGGAAATTATTTCATCGAAAGTATTTCTCCATATATCGGGGCACTATCTTCTCTGAAGGCTATATCATTAGCTGAGAATAAACTCAATGGCACTTTACCTAAAG AGTTGTGTGCACTGAAGAAGCTTGAAGAGTTACATCTTTACGGTAAtttctttgatggaatccttccACAATGCCTAAATAATTTGACGTCTCTTCGATTGTTAGATATATCTCGGAACCAATTCGCTGGAAACATCTCTTCATCTCTGATAGCCATCCCAACATCACTTGGGTACATTGATTTCAGTGATAATTATTTTGAGGGTCTATTCTCATTCAGCTTATTTGCTAATCACTCTAAGCTTAAGGTGATTATATTGACAAGTGAAAACAACAAGCTTGAGATAGAAACTGAAGATTCTGTGGTTTGGGATGACCTCTCGTTTCAGTTAAAGATCCTTATACTACGCAATTGTAGTTTGAACAAGCTCACTGGCAATATTCCTAAGTTTCTCTTTGACCAGCACGAATTGGAAATAATTGATCTTTCTCACAATAAGTTGAAAGGAAACTTCCCCATTTGGTTGCTTCAAAACAATACAGGACTACGAGAGCTAAATCTTCGGACTAATTCTTTCGTTGGTAAATTTCATTTGCCACCAGATCAGCACAAGAGTATTTTAAAGATGGACATCTCTGACAATTGCTTAGATGGGCAACTTCAAGAAAATATTGGAAAGATTACTCCATACGTAAAATATCTAAAGCTTTCCCGAAATCATTTTGAAGGATATCTTCCGTCCTCAATTGGTGAAATGAGTCATTTAGAAGATTTGGACTTGTCATTTAATAATTTCTCGGGAGAGTTACCAGCGGAATTTGTTGCCAATTGCACCTCCTTGTATTTTTTGAAGTTATGCAATAATCGCTTTAACGGTGAATTTTTCTCGAAGCACTTCAAGCTGCgacatttatcatttttgatATTAAACAACAATCAGTTCACAGGTACTCTACCAGCTATACCATTGCAATGGAGTCTAAAGTATTTGGATATTAGCAACAACAACATGTCAGGAACAATTCCTAGATGGATGGTAAACAGGACAGGTTTTTGGACTTTTGACGTGAGTAACAATTCCTTTGAAGGTCAGATTCCTTGTGGACTAGTAGATTCCCATCAATTAGTAGACCTTTCTCATAACTCACTTTCGGGATCGTTACCTTCTTGCTTGAATCTACAGGGTGTTAAACACCTACTATTGCAAGGAAACAAACTTACAGGGCCAATACCAAAAGCTATTTTCAATTCATCGTCTCTTTTGACATTGGACCTTGGAGATAACAGCTTTTCTGGCAGCATCCTTGATGAAATCGGTGCACTTTCTAACTTAAGAATACTTTTGTTAAGAGGCAACAATTTCAGTGGTATAATTCCATATCAGATGTGTTGGTTAAATAAGATAGGCATAATGGATCTTTCCAAGAACTCTCTTTCTGGGACAATACCACACTGCTTTCACAACATGTCCTTTGGAAAGTTAGTTGTTGATGATCCTGTCTATAAAGAATATCCTTATGTGTCTTGGTTTGAACAAGTAGGTTCAACATTCCAAAAGCTTCTAGAATGGAATAGTGAAGGAGATAACAGGGAGATATTATATAATGAACAAATTAAGGTTGAGTTTGTAACAAAATATAGGTTTAACTCCTACAGTGGTTATATCCTTAATTACCTGAATGGATTGGATTTGTCATGTAACAAACTAACAGGTAGAATCCCACCGGAACTAGGAGATCTATCTTCAATTCATTCATTGAACTTGTCTTACAATCAGTTGACAGgtttcatttcacaaaacttttcaaatttgtacCAGTTAGAGAGTTTAGACCTTTCTCACAACAATTTGAGTGGAGAAATTCCTTCAGTATTGATTGATCTGAGCTTTCTAGAAGTGTTCACTGTGGCTTACAACAACTTATCAGGTAAAGTTCCAGACAGGAAAGCACAGTTTGCAACATTTGATAAGAGTAGTTACGAAGGAAATCCATTTCTTTGCGGACAACCACTAGAGAATAACTGCACCAGAGTAGACGAGTCACATTCATCACCAACAAAATCTTCAAAAGCAAGTGAAGGGAAATGGTATGAAATAGATCCTTTGATCTTCTTTGCAAGCTTTATCGCATCTTATATTATTTCCTTCTTGGGTGCGGCTACTCTTCTTTATATTCATCCTTATTGGCAACAATGGTGCTTCAGTTTAATTGAGGATTTCAAGTTCTGGTGTTATTATTCCATTTTTGATAGCTTGAAAAGATTGTCAAACCGTCTATATCCTAAGATATATTCAGTTTCCATGGACATCTTGGGTGATAGTGATGATAGCTAG
- the LOC133863063 gene encoding receptor-like protein 15 isoform X3 — MEWAFVKALLWSFLVFLQFHGHTAACLQEERIALLELKAFLESNIIYADDHRLLPSWIDDEKSDCCDWERVTCNSTTAHVIKLSLYNIKDDPNYYEDRYYYGYGDYNNRWLLNVSLLVPLKELTTLNLSGNAIGGCLPNEGFESLSILENLETLDLRGNRFNRTIFELLTAIKSLKNLNLASNEITGSFPTKEISALENLEKLDLSYNDLNGSLTFQGLSNFSRLEILDLTGNYFIESISPYIGALSSLKAISLAENKLNGTLPKELCALKKLEELHLYGNFFDGILPQCLNNLTSLRLLDISRNQFAGNISSSLIAIPTSLGYIDFSDNYFEGLFSFSLFANHSKLKVIILTSENNKLEIETEDSVVWDDLSFQLKILILRNCSLNKLTGNIPKFLFDQHELEIIDLSHNKLKGNFPIWLLQNNTGLRELNLRTNSFVGKFHLPPDQHKSILKMDISDNCLDGQLQENIGKITPYVKYLKLSRNHFEGYLPSSIGEMSHLEDLDLSFNNFSGELPAEFVANCTSLYFLKLCNNRFNGEFFSKHFKLRHLSFLILNNNQFTGTLPAIPLQWSLKYLDISNNNMSGTIPRWMVNRTGFWTFDVSNNSFEGQIPCGLVDSHQLVDLSHNSLSGSLPSCLNLQGVKHLLLQGNKLTGPIPKAIFNSSSLLTLDLGDNSFSGSILDEIGALSNLRILLLRGNNFSGIIPYQMCWLNKIGIMDLSKNSLSGTIPHCFHNMSFGKLVVDDPVYKEYPYVSWFEQVGSTFQKLLEWNSEGDNREILYNEQIKVEFVTKYRFNSYSGYILNYLNGLDLSCNKLTGRIPPELGDLSSIHSLNLSYNQLTGFISQNFSNLYQLESLDLSHNNLSGEIPSVLIDLSFLEVFTVAYNNLSGKVPDRKAQFATFDKSSYEGNPFLCGQPLENNCTRVDESHSSPTKSSKASEGKWYEIDPLIFFASFIASYIISFLGAATLLYIHPYWQQWCFSLIEDFKFWCYYSIFDSLKRLSNRLYPKIYSVSMDILGDSDDS, encoded by the exons ATGGAGTGGGCTTTTGTGAAAGCCTTGCTGTGGAGTTTCCTTgtatttcttcaatttcatgGGCACACAGCTGCCTGCCTCCAGGAAGAGAGGATTGCTCTGCTGGAATTGAAGGCATTCCTGgaatcaaatattatttatgcAGATGATCACCGTCTTCTTCCATCATGGATTGACGATGAAAAGAGTGATTGTTGTGATTGGGAGAGGGTCACGTGCAACTCCACCACCGCTCACGTGATCAAGCTTTCCCTCTACAACATAAAGGACGATCCTAATTACTATGAAGATCGTTATTACTATGGATATGGAGATTATAACAACCGATGGTTGCTAAACGTGTCCCTGTTGGTGCCTTTGAAGGAGCTAACAACTCTTAATCTATCCGGCAATGCAATTGGTGGCTGCCTACCAAATGAAG GTTTTGAAAGCTTGTCAATATTGGAGAACCTGGAGACATTAGATCTTAGAGGCAACCGTTTCAACAGAACAATCTTCGAATTATTAACTGCAATCAAATCTCTTAAGAATCTGAATCTTGCTTCCAATGAAATAACAGGATCCTTTCCTACCAAAG AAATATCAGCTTTGGAAAACTTGGAGAAGTTGGATTTAAGTTATAATGACCTCAATGGCTCCCTAACATTCCAAG GTTTGTCTAACTTCAGTAGGTTGGAGATTTTAGATCTGACTGGAAATTATTTCATCGAAAGTATTTCTCCATATATCGGGGCACTATCTTCTCTGAAGGCTATATCATTAGCTGAGAATAAACTCAATGGCACTTTACCTAAAG AGTTGTGTGCACTGAAGAAGCTTGAAGAGTTACATCTTTACGGTAAtttctttgatggaatccttccACAATGCCTAAATAATTTGACGTCTCTTCGATTGTTAGATATATCTCGGAACCAATTCGCTGGAAACATCTCTTCATCTCTGATAGCCATCCCAACATCACTTGGGTACATTGATTTCAGTGATAATTATTTTGAGGGTCTATTCTCATTCAGCTTATTTGCTAATCACTCTAAGCTTAAGGTGATTATATTGACAAGTGAAAACAACAAGCTTGAGATAGAAACTGAAGATTCTGTGGTTTGGGATGACCTCTCGTTTCAGTTAAAGATCCTTATACTACGCAATTGTAGTTTGAACAAGCTCACTGGCAATATTCCTAAGTTTCTCTTTGACCAGCACGAATTGGAAATAATTGATCTTTCTCACAATAAGTTGAAAGGAAACTTCCCCATTTGGTTGCTTCAAAACAATACAGGACTACGAGAGCTAAATCTTCGGACTAATTCTTTCGTTGGTAAATTTCATTTGCCACCAGATCAGCACAAGAGTATTTTAAAGATGGACATCTCTGACAATTGCTTAGATGGGCAACTTCAAGAAAATATTGGAAAGATTACTCCATACGTAAAATATCTAAAGCTTTCCCGAAATCATTTTGAAGGATATCTTCCGTCCTCAATTGGTGAAATGAGTCATTTAGAAGATTTGGACTTGTCATTTAATAATTTCTCGGGAGAGTTACCAGCGGAATTTGTTGCCAATTGCACCTCCTTGTATTTTTTGAAGTTATGCAATAATCGCTTTAACGGTGAATTTTTCTCGAAGCACTTCAAGCTGCgacatttatcatttttgatATTAAACAACAATCAGTTCACAGGTACTCTACCAGCTATACCATTGCAATGGAGTCTAAAGTATTTGGATATTAGCAACAACAACATGTCAGGAACAATTCCTAGATGGATGGTAAACAGGACAGGTTTTTGGACTTTTGACGTGAGTAACAATTCCTTTGAAGGTCAGATTCCTTGTGGACTAGTAGATTCCCATCAATTAGTAGACCTTTCTCATAACTCACTTTCGGGATCGTTACCTTCTTGCTTGAATCTACAGGGTGTTAAACACCTACTATTGCAAGGAAACAAACTTACAGGGCCAATACCAAAAGCTATTTTCAATTCATCGTCTCTTTTGACATTGGACCTTGGAGATAACAGCTTTTCTGGCAGCATCCTTGATGAAATCGGTGCACTTTCTAACTTAAGAATACTTTTGTTAAGAGGCAACAATTTCAGTGGTATAATTCCATATCAGATGTGTTGGTTAAATAAGATAGGCATAATGGATCTTTCCAAGAACTCTCTTTCTGGGACAATACCACACTGCTTTCACAACATGTCCTTTGGAAAGTTAGTTGTTGATGATCCTGTCTATAAAGAATATCCTTATGTGTCTTGGTTTGAACAAGTAGGTTCAACATTCCAAAAGCTTCTAGAATGGAATAGTGAAGGAGATAACAGGGAGATATTATATAATGAACAAATTAAGGTTGAGTTTGTAACAAAATATAGGTTTAACTCCTACAGTGGTTATATCCTTAATTACCTGAATGGATTGGATTTGTCATGTAACAAACTAACAGGTAGAATCCCACCGGAACTAGGAGATCTATCTTCAATTCATTCATTGAACTTGTCTTACAATCAGTTGACAGgtttcatttcacaaaacttttcaaatttgtacCAGTTAGAGAGTTTAGACCTTTCTCACAACAATTTGAGTGGAGAAATTCCTTCAGTATTGATTGATCTGAGCTTTCTAGAAGTGTTCACTGTGGCTTACAACAACTTATCAGGTAAAGTTCCAGACAGGAAAGCACAGTTTGCAACATTTGATAAGAGTAGTTACGAAGGAAATCCATTTCTTTGCGGACAACCACTAGAGAATAACTGCACCAGAGTAGACGAGTCACATTCATCACCAACAAAATCTTCAAAAGCAAGTGAAGGGAAATGGTATGAAATAGATCCTTTGATCTTCTTTGCAAGCTTTATCGCATCTTATATTATTTCCTTCTTGGGTGCGGCTACTCTTCTTTATATTCATCCTTATTGGCAACAATGGTGCTTCAGTTTAATTGAGGATTTCAAGTTCTGGTGTTATTATTCCATTTTTGATAGCTTGAAAAGATTGTCAAACCGTCTATATCCTAAGATATATTCAGTTTCCATGGACATCTTGGGTGATAGTGATGATAGCTAG
- the LOC133863063 gene encoding receptor like protein 21-like isoform X2 yields the protein MEWAFVKALLWSFLVFLQFHGHTAACLQEERIALLELKAFLESNIIYADDHRLLPSWIDDEKSDCCDWERVTCNSTTAHVIKLSLYNIKDDPNYYEDRYYYGYGDYNNRWLLNVSLLVPLKELTTLNLSGNAIGGCLPNEGFESLARLENLETLDLSNNNFNRSIIELLSAAKSLKNLNLAWNGIEGLFLPKGFESLSILENLETLDLRGNRFNRTIFELLTAIKSLKNLNLASNEITGSFPTKEISALENLEKLDLSYNDLNGSLTFQGLSNFSRLEILDLTGNYFIESISPYIGALSSLKAISLAENKLNGTLPKELCALKKLEELHLYGNFFDGILPQCLNNLTSLRLLDISRNQFAGNISSSLIAIPTSLGYIDFSDNYFEGLFSFSLFANHSKLKVIILTSENNKLEIETEDSVVWDDLSFQLKILILRNCSLNKLTGNIPKFLFDQHELEIIDLSHNKLKGNFPIWLLQNNTGLRELNLRTNSFVGKFHLPPDQHKSILKMDISDNCLDGQLQENIGKITPYVKYLKLSRNHFEGYLPSSIGEMSHLEDLDLSFNNFSGELPAEFVANCTSLYFLKLCNNRFNGEFFSKHFKLRHLSFLILNNNQFTGTLPAIPLQWSLKYLDISNNNMSGTIPRWMVNRTGFWTFDVSNNSFEGQIPCGLVDSHQLVDLSHNSLSGSLPSCLNLQGVKHLLLQGNKLTGPIPKAIFNSSSLLTLDLGDNSFSGSILDEIGALSNLRILLLRGNNFSGIIPYQMCWLNKIGIMDLSKNSLSGTIPHCFHNMSFGKLVVDDPVYKEYPYVSWFEQVGSTFQKLLEWNSEGDNREILYNEQIKVEFVTKYRFNSYSGYILNYLNGLDLSCNKLTGRIPPELGDLSSIHSLNLSYNQLTGFISQNFSNLYQLESLDLSHNNLSGEIPSVLIDLSFLEVFTVAYNNLSGKVPDRKAQFATFDKSSYEGNPFLCGQPLENNCTRVDESHSSPTKSSKASEGKWYEIDPLIFFASFIASYIISFLGAATLLYIHPYWQQWCFSLIEDFKFWCYYSIFDSLKRLSNRLYPKIYSVSMDILGDSDDS from the exons ATGGAGTGGGCTTTTGTGAAAGCCTTGCTGTGGAGTTTCCTTgtatttcttcaatttcatgGGCACACAGCTGCCTGCCTCCAGGAAGAGAGGATTGCTCTGCTGGAATTGAAGGCATTCCTGgaatcaaatattatttatgcAGATGATCACCGTCTTCTTCCATCATGGATTGACGATGAAAAGAGTGATTGTTGTGATTGGGAGAGGGTCACGTGCAACTCCACCACCGCTCACGTGATCAAGCTTTCCCTCTACAACATAAAGGACGATCCTAATTACTATGAAGATCGTTATTACTATGGATATGGAGATTATAACAACCGATGGTTGCTAAACGTGTCCCTGTTGGTGCCTTTGAAGGAGCTAACAACTCTTAATCTATCCGGCAATGCAATTGGTGGCTGCCTACCAAATGAAG GTTTTGAAAGCTTGGCAAGATTGGAGAACCTAGAGACCTTAGATCTTAGTAACAACAATTTCAACAGAAGCATCATAGAATTATTGAGTGCAGCTAAATCCCTTAAAAATCTGAATCTTGCTTGGAATGGAATCGAAGGATTATTTCTTCCTAAAG GTTTTGAAAGCTTGTCAATATTGGAGAACCTGGAGACATTAGATCTTAGAGGCAACCGTTTCAACAGAACAATCTTCGAATTATTAACTGCAATCAAATCTCTTAAGAATCTGAATCTTGCTTCCAATGAAATAACAGGATCCTTTCCTACCAAAG AAATATCAGCTTTGGAAAACTTGGAGAAGTTGGATTTAAGTTATAATGACCTCAATGGCTCCCTAACATTCCAAG GTTTGTCTAACTTCAGTAGGTTGGAGATTTTAGATCTGACTGGAAATTATTTCATCGAAAGTATTTCTCCATATATCGGGGCACTATCTTCTCTGAAGGCTATATCATTAGCTGAGAATAAACTCAATGGCACTTTACCTAAAG AGTTGTGTGCACTGAAGAAGCTTGAAGAGTTACATCTTTACGGTAAtttctttgatggaatccttccACAATGCCTAAATAATTTGACGTCTCTTCGATTGTTAGATATATCTCGGAACCAATTCGCTGGAAACATCTCTTCATCTCTGATAGCCATCCCAACATCACTTGGGTACATTGATTTCAGTGATAATTATTTTGAGGGTCTATTCTCATTCAGCTTATTTGCTAATCACTCTAAGCTTAAGGTGATTATATTGACAAGTGAAAACAACAAGCTTGAGATAGAAACTGAAGATTCTGTGGTTTGGGATGACCTCTCGTTTCAGTTAAAGATCCTTATACTACGCAATTGTAGTTTGAACAAGCTCACTGGCAATATTCCTAAGTTTCTCTTTGACCAGCACGAATTGGAAATAATTGATCTTTCTCACAATAAGTTGAAAGGAAACTTCCCCATTTGGTTGCTTCAAAACAATACAGGACTACGAGAGCTAAATCTTCGGACTAATTCTTTCGTTGGTAAATTTCATTTGCCACCAGATCAGCACAAGAGTATTTTAAAGATGGACATCTCTGACAATTGCTTAGATGGGCAACTTCAAGAAAATATTGGAAAGATTACTCCATACGTAAAATATCTAAAGCTTTCCCGAAATCATTTTGAAGGATATCTTCCGTCCTCAATTGGTGAAATGAGTCATTTAGAAGATTTGGACTTGTCATTTAATAATTTCTCGGGAGAGTTACCAGCGGAATTTGTTGCCAATTGCACCTCCTTGTATTTTTTGAAGTTATGCAATAATCGCTTTAACGGTGAATTTTTCTCGAAGCACTTCAAGCTGCgacatttatcatttttgatATTAAACAACAATCAGTTCACAGGTACTCTACCAGCTATACCATTGCAATGGAGTCTAAAGTATTTGGATATTAGCAACAACAACATGTCAGGAACAATTCCTAGATGGATGGTAAACAGGACAGGTTTTTGGACTTTTGACGTGAGTAACAATTCCTTTGAAGGTCAGATTCCTTGTGGACTAGTAGATTCCCATCAATTAGTAGACCTTTCTCATAACTCACTTTCGGGATCGTTACCTTCTTGCTTGAATCTACAGGGTGTTAAACACCTACTATTGCAAGGAAACAAACTTACAGGGCCAATACCAAAAGCTATTTTCAATTCATCGTCTCTTTTGACATTGGACCTTGGAGATAACAGCTTTTCTGGCAGCATCCTTGATGAAATCGGTGCACTTTCTAACTTAAGAATACTTTTGTTAAGAGGCAACAATTTCAGTGGTATAATTCCATATCAGATGTGTTGGTTAAATAAGATAGGCATAATGGATCTTTCCAAGAACTCTCTTTCTGGGACAATACCACACTGCTTTCACAACATGTCCTTTGGAAAGTTAGTTGTTGATGATCCTGTCTATAAAGAATATCCTTATGTGTCTTGGTTTGAACAAGTAGGTTCAACATTCCAAAAGCTTCTAGAATGGAATAGTGAAGGAGATAACAGGGAGATATTATATAATGAACAAATTAAGGTTGAGTTTGTAACAAAATATAGGTTTAACTCCTACAGTGGTTATATCCTTAATTACCTGAATGGATTGGATTTGTCATGTAACAAACTAACAGGTAGAATCCCACCGGAACTAGGAGATCTATCTTCAATTCATTCATTGAACTTGTCTTACAATCAGTTGACAGgtttcatttcacaaaacttttcaaatttgtacCAGTTAGAGAGTTTAGACCTTTCTCACAACAATTTGAGTGGAGAAATTCCTTCAGTATTGATTGATCTGAGCTTTCTAGAAGTGTTCACTGTGGCTTACAACAACTTATCAGGTAAAGTTCCAGACAGGAAAGCACAGTTTGCAACATTTGATAAGAGTAGTTACGAAGGAAATCCATTTCTTTGCGGACAACCACTAGAGAATAACTGCACCAGAGTAGACGAGTCACATTCATCACCAACAAAATCTTCAAAAGCAAGTGAAGGGAAATGGTATGAAATAGATCCTTTGATCTTCTTTGCAAGCTTTATCGCATCTTATATTATTTCCTTCTTGGGTGCGGCTACTCTTCTTTATATTCATCCTTATTGGCAACAATGGTGCTTCAGTTTAATTGAGGATTTCAAGTTCTGGTGTTATTATTCCATTTTTGATAGCTTGAAAAGATTGTCAAACCGTCTATATCCTAAGATATATTCAGTTTCCATGGACATCTTGGGTGATAGTGATGATAGCTAG